In Primulina eburnea isolate SZY01 chromosome 14, ASM2296580v1, whole genome shotgun sequence, the following proteins share a genomic window:
- the LOC140811996 gene encoding protein IQ-DOMAIN 2-like — MGKPKGWFLSVKKALSSDSEEKKAKSGNKSKRKWFGKEKPLASSSPIPETTEASYPDPLPQLEDVKPTEMENEPSNNAYTVSVNSSADVEDVAAEEVVQPQTVTWFSGKSEEEMAAIKVQTAFRGYLARRALRALRGLVRLKSLVDGPIVKRQTANTLKCIQSLSRVQSQIQARRLRMLEENRALQRQLLQKRATELESLRMGEEWDDSLQSKEQIEASLLQKYEATMRRERALAYSYTHQQTWKKSAKSLNLLFMDPTNPHWGWSWLERWMADRPLETQSSLDKDLNTDILSIKSANPGTAPGGEITKSFARHQLNPENPSSPSNKKPPSSRQSPATPPSKAIKSSITARKVKSASPKVSTITQDDDSKSNISAQTERNRRHSIAGSTIRDDESLASSMSFPSYMASTKSAKAKSKLPSPLGIDNGSTPEKGSTGTVKKRLSYPPSPARQGRQAGPWKIDTSSIGDNNVDEVIN; from the exons ATGGGCAAGCCAAAAGGTTGGTTTCTGTCGGTGAAAAAGGCCCTAAGCTCAGATTCTGAGGAAAAGAAAGCTAAG AGTGGAAATAAGTCAAAGCGAAAATGGTTCGGGAAAGAAAAGCCACTGGCATCGAGTTCTCCGATCCCCGAGACCACTGAAGCATCTTATCCCGACCCTCTTCCGCAATTGGAAGATGTGAAGCCAACAGAGATGGAGAATGAGCCGTCAAACAATGCTTATACTGTCTCGGTCAATTCATCAGCTGATGTTGAAGATGTAGCAGCTGAAGAGGTTGTCCAGCCCCAAACAGTGACATGGTTTTCAGGAAAATCCGAGGAGGAAATGGCAGCGATCAAAGTTCAGACCGCATTCCGTGGTTATCTG gCGAGGAGGGCATTGAGAGCTCTAAGAGGGCTTGTGAGACTGAAATCACTTGTTGATGGACCGATTGTGAAACGCCAAACTGCAAACACACTAAAATGCATACAAAGTTTATCTCGTGTGCAGTCTCAGATTCAAGCAAGAAGACTCAGAATGTTAGAGGAGAATCGAGCACTTCAGAGACAGCTCTTACAGAAACGTGCTACAGAACTGGAGAGCTTGAGA ATGGGAGAGGAATGGGATGACAGTTTGCAGTCTAAAGAGCAAATCGAGGCGAGCTTGCTTCAGAAGTACGAAGCAACAATGAGGCGAGAAAGAGCACTAGCTTATTCATACACTCATCAG CAAACGTGGAAGAAATCGGCAAAGTCTTTGAACTTGCTTTTCATGGACCCGACTAATCCTCATTGGGGTTGGAGTTGGTTAGAACGATGGATGGCTGATCGGCCATTGGAGACACAAAGCTCGCTGGATAAAGATCTTAATACGGATATTTTATCCATCAAAAGTGCTAATCCTGGAACTGCTCCAGGAGGAGAAATTACTAAATCATTTGCCCGTCATCAGCTAAATCCTGAAAATCCATCTTCTCCATCCAACAAAAAACCGCCTTCTAGCCGCCAGTCCCCTGCCACACCCCCTTCAAAGGCCATTAAGTCTTCAATAACTGCAAGAAAGGTGAAATCTGCAAGCCCGAAAGTCAGTACAATAACTCAAGACGATGATTCAAAAAGTAATATAAGTGCACAAACAGAGCGAAACAGGAGGCATAGTATTGCTGGTTCAACGATTAGGGACGATGAGAGCTTGGCAAGTTCTATGTCTTTTCCGAGTTACATGGCATCAACTAAGTCAGCAAAAGCTAAGTCGAAGCTCCCAAGTCCATTAGGAATCGACAATGGCAGCACACCTGAAAAGGGTTCAACCGGAACTGTCAAGAAGCGGCTTTCCTATCCACCTTCGCCTGCCAGACAGGGGAGGCAGGCAGGGCCCTGGAAAATCGACACTAGCTCCATCGGTGACAATAATGTGGACGAagttatcaattaa